One genomic window of Candidatus Hydrogenedentota bacterium includes the following:
- a CDS encoding EscU/YscU/HrcU family type III secretion system export apparatus switch protein has protein sequence MNEPRDTRGNAKKAVALRYNAGNENAPRVIAKGERLVAERIIELAREHNIHVHEDPDLVSVLSAVDLHAEIPENLYRAVAEILAFVYRLNKLSEQRRA, from the coding sequence ATGAACGAGCCGCGCGATACACGAGGTAACGCAAAGAAGGCCGTGGCCCTTCGGTATAACGCTGGCAATGAGAATGCGCCGCGGGTCATTGCCAAAGGTGAGCGCCTTGTTGCGGAGCGGATTATAGAGCTTGCTCGAGAGCACAATATCCATGTGCACGAAGATCCCGATCTCGTTTCCGTACTCTCCGCAGTTGACCTTCACGCGGAGATCCCGGAGAACCTTTACAGGGCTGTTGCGGAAATCCTTGCGTTTGTCTACCGCCTCAACAAATTGTCGGAACAGAGGAGAGCGTAG